The following proteins are co-located in the Telopea speciosissima isolate NSW1024214 ecotype Mountain lineage chromosome 9, Tspe_v1, whole genome shotgun sequence genome:
- the LOC122638884 gene encoding uncharacterized mitochondrial protein AtMg00810-like, producing MAVSTQFTKFSGSPMDDPILYRSMVGALQYATLTRPDIQFVANKVCQFMHRPTVDHWAAVKRILRYLQSTVDHGLLFEKQSSINIYAFFDDDWAGCLDDRKSTGGFAIFHGNNLISWSARK from the coding sequence ATGGCTGTTTCGACTCAGTTTACTAAATTTTCTGGTTCCCCTATGGATGACCCTATTCTATATAGGAGCATGGTTGGTGCTCTTCAGTATGCTACCTTGACCCGTCCAGATATACAGTTTGTTGCTAATAAGGTCTGCCAGTTTATGCATCGTCCAACAGTCGATCACTGGGCTGCTGTCAAGCGCATACTTCGATATCTTCAATCAACTGTTGATCATGGTCTACTTTTTGAAAAACAGTCATCAATAAATATTTATGCATTTTTCGATGATGATTGGGCCGGTTGTCtggatgatagaaagtctacTGGGGGTTTTGCAATCTTTCATGGCAATAATCTAATCTCTTGGAGTGCACGT